A region from the Pseudomonas sp. KU26590 genome encodes:
- a CDS encoding type VI secretion system Vgr family protein produces the protein MNDAIGVFFDHSRHKLTVHNLPVALDVLAFEGEERLSQPFHYRVEFTSVEQDIGAERMLGQDAQFSLHAAAHTLPVAIRGLSVPSVEPLRTLHGVVTGFKRLSGSADEARYEVTLEPRLALLARGRQFRIYQHQSVPQIVESILRTRHDFEGQDFLFSLVREYPAREQVMQYGESDLAFISRLLAEVGIWYRFSNNERLGIAVVEFHDDQRHYVRPRVSLPFRPQSGLGSSGADGVWGLQVSHEVVEQSVHFRAYHHRDASAWLDGDVDQTRGDTTTYGEAYHYAEPFKALGHKLDQDEDLLGESGFFYGRLRHERYLNDQTRLSGVSSSASLGLAQVLQIPGGAPQAFEPGAVITRLQLRAARDRSFELSFEAIPYSESVCFRPPLLAKPQIAGTVPARVTSSLANDPYSHIDREGRYKVSFLFDRDSWELGEESLWLRLARPYAGDTHGLHLPLICGTEVAIAFEQGDPDRPYIAHALHDSRHPDHVTLLRSDYKRNVLRTPANNKLRMEDDRGNEHIKLSTEHSGKSQLNLGHLVDNEKDKRGEGFELRSDGWGAIRAGRGVFISADEQAKAHGQQLDMDAAIEQLESALSLARSMAQAARSAQTIAADTSGHEQLTAALTNLTEPGLLLHAPAGIGVVSPEAVLLSSGRDSVAITSSRSTNISAGHDITGTAEGAISLCAVTKGLDLKAVDGDMQLHAYGGAMHALANDQIKIESLAGRVEISAPEEIVFSCGGAFIRIKDGDIELGAPGNIHHRAAYVLKGGATTLTTPATPIPPGYAAGYTLSEPDKGYAPFARYLITTQEGERFPGVTDKDGKTIPVHTLLPGNVVIEFPNDKHDEQ, from the coding sequence ATGAACGATGCCATCGGGGTGTTTTTCGACCATAGCCGTCACAAACTTACCGTTCATAACCTGCCGGTGGCGCTGGATGTGCTGGCGTTTGAGGGCGAGGAGCGGCTGAGTCAGCCGTTTCATTACCGCGTGGAATTTACCTCGGTTGAGCAGGATATCGGCGCTGAACGGATGCTGGGGCAGGATGCGCAGTTCAGCTTGCATGCGGCGGCGCATACCTTGCCGGTTGCGATTCGTGGTTTGTCGGTGCCTTCAGTTGAACCGCTGCGTACGTTGCATGGAGTGGTGACGGGGTTCAAGCGACTGTCGGGTTCTGCTGACGAGGCGCGCTATGAAGTGACGCTGGAACCGCGCCTGGCGTTGCTGGCCCGTGGACGGCAGTTCCGGATTTATCAGCATCAGTCGGTGCCGCAGATTGTTGAAAGCATTCTGCGGACTCGGCATGACTTTGAGGGGCAGGATTTTCTGTTTTCGCTGGTGCGGGAGTACCCGGCGCGCGAGCAGGTGATGCAGTACGGCGAGAGTGATCTGGCGTTTATCTCCCGCCTGTTAGCAGAGGTGGGGATCTGGTACCGCTTTAGCAACAACGAGCGATTGGGTATCGCGGTCGTCGAGTTTCACGATGATCAGCGGCATTACGTTCGGCCGCGTGTGAGCTTGCCGTTTCGGCCTCAGTCCGGGTTGGGCAGCAGTGGCGCGGACGGGGTTTGGGGGCTGCAGGTCAGTCATGAGGTGGTGGAGCAGAGCGTTCACTTTCGTGCCTACCACCATCGGGATGCCAGTGCGTGGCTGGATGGGGATGTGGATCAGACGCGGGGGGATACGACGACCTATGGCGAGGCGTATCACTATGCCGAGCCGTTCAAGGCCCTGGGCCACAAACTGGATCAGGATGAGGATCTGCTGGGGGAAAGCGGGTTTTTCTATGGTCGGTTGCGGCATGAGCGGTATCTGAATGACCAGACGCGGCTGAGTGGAGTCAGCAGCAGCGCTTCGTTGGGATTGGCGCAGGTGTTGCAGATTCCGGGCGGCGCGCCCCAGGCGTTTGAACCGGGTGCTGTGATCACCCGATTGCAGTTGCGGGCTGCACGGGATCGCAGTTTTGAGTTGAGCTTTGAAGCGATTCCTTATTCCGAGAGCGTTTGTTTTCGGCCGCCTTTGCTGGCGAAACCGCAAATTGCCGGAACCGTCCCGGCGCGGGTCACCAGCTCGCTGGCCAACGATCCCTACAGCCACATCGACCGCGAAGGCCGCTACAAGGTCAGCTTTCTGTTTGACCGCGACAGCTGGGAGCTGGGTGAGGAAAGCCTGTGGTTGAGGTTGGCTCGGCCCTATGCTGGCGATACCCACGGCCTGCACTTGCCACTGATCTGCGGCACTGAAGTAGCCATCGCGTTTGAGCAGGGCGACCCGGACCGGCCCTACATCGCCCATGCCCTTCACGACAGTCGCCATCCTGACCATGTGACGCTGCTGCGCAGCGATTACAAACGCAACGTGCTGCGCACCCCGGCGAATAACAAGCTGCGCATGGAAGATGATCGCGGCAATGAGCACATCAAACTCAGCACCGAACACAGCGGCAAGAGCCAGCTGAACCTTGGACATCTGGTCGACAACGAGAAGGACAAGCGCGGCGAAGGGTTCGAATTGCGCAGTGATGGCTGGGGCGCCATTCGGGCCGGGCGTGGGGTGTTTATCAGTGCGGATGAACAGGCCAAGGCCCACGGTCAGCAGCTCGACATGGACGCTGCAATCGAGCAGTTGGAAAGCGCGTTGTCGTTGGCCCGCTCCATGGCTCAAGCCGCGCGGAGTGCCCAGACCATTGCCGCCGATACGAGCGGCCACGAACAACTCACCGCGGCGCTTACCAACCTTACCGAACCAGGGCTTTTACTGCATGCACCGGCCGGCATTGGCGTGGTCAGCCCCGAGGCTGTTTTGCTGTCCTCCGGCCGTGACAGCGTCGCCATCACGTCGTCCCGCTCGACCAACATCAGCGCGGGGCACGACATCACGGGTACGGCCGAAGGTGCGATCAGCCTGTGCGCTGTGACTAAAGGCCTCGATCTAAAAGCCGTGGATGGGGATATGCAGCTCCACGCCTACGGCGGCGCGATGCACGCGTTGGCGAATGACCAGATAAAAATTGAAAGCCTGGCCGGCCGTGTCGAGATCAGTGCGCCCGAAGAAATCGTCTTCAGCTGCGGCGGCGCCTTCATCCGCATCAAGGATGGCGACATCGAGCTGGGCGCGCCAGGGAACATCCATCACCGGGCCGCGTACGTGCTAAAGGGCGGTGCCACCACGCTGACCACCCCGGCAACGCCGATACCGCCGGGCTATGCCGCGGGCTACACCCTCAGCGAACCCGATAAGGGTTACGCGCCCTTCGCCCGTTACCTGATCACCACCCAGGAGGGCGAGCGGTTCCCCGGCGTGACAGACAAGGACGGCAAGACCATTCCGGTCCACACGCTGTTGCCCGGGAACGTGGTGATCGAGTTCCCCAATGACAAGCACGATGAGCAGTGA